The Fortiea contorta PCC 7126 genome has a segment encoding these proteins:
- the trxA gene encoding thioredoxin, which produces MSAAEQVTDSTFKQEVLDSEVPVLVDFWAPWCGPCRMVAPVVDEISAQYDGKLKVVKVNTDENPNVASQYGIRSIPTLMIFKGGQKVDMVVGAVPKTTLANTLEKYLEP; this is translated from the coding sequence TGTCAGCAGCCGAACAAGTTACGGATTCCACGTTTAAGCAAGAGGTACTCGACAGCGAGGTACCTGTTTTAGTTGACTTTTGGGCGCCCTGGTGTGGTCCCTGCCGCATGGTAGCTCCTGTTGTAGATGAAATCTCAGCTCAGTACGATGGTAAATTAAAAGTAGTTAAAGTCAATACTGACGAGAATCCTAATGTTGCAAGTCAGTACGGCATCCGCAGCATTCCCACTTTAATGATTTTTAAAGGTGGGCAAAAAGTTGATATGGTTGTCGGTGCCGTGCCTAAAACTACATTAGCTAACACTTTGGAAAAGTATCTCGAACCTTAA
- a CDS encoding LOG family protein, whose amino-acid sequence MTSSASFDTLESLQADIAELIDRLPHLKNRQFIQQALTTILRLADSDIERLDWKILSASLADMERGFQLFHAYRHVRKVTIFGSARLAPDTPEYHMAVEFGRAVSQLGFMVMTGGGGGIMQAGHEGAGRENSFGLNIQLPFEQQANPVIEGDSKLIHFKYFFTRKLFLLKESDAVALFPGGFGTQDEAFECMTLSQTGKFGPVPLVLIDPPGGDYWQSWSRYIDQQLVQKGLVSPDDPSLYTVTDDLDVACDAITRFYQVYHSSRYVGEQLVIRLTTDLSAEELERLNSEFNDILVKGRIEKSQILPQEGQDETAELPRLILYFNQRDLGRLYQMISLINQMGTHSLAQTGHPERK is encoded by the coding sequence ATGACTTCATCTGCGTCCTTTGACACATTAGAGTCTCTCCAAGCGGATATTGCTGAATTAATAGACCGCTTACCGCATTTAAAAAATCGGCAATTTATTCAGCAGGCACTGACAACTATATTGCGTCTGGCTGATAGTGACATTGAGCGTCTCGATTGGAAGATATTGTCGGCTTCTCTAGCGGACATGGAACGCGGTTTCCAGTTGTTTCACGCTTACCGACACGTCCGCAAAGTTACTATTTTTGGTTCGGCTCGTCTAGCACCAGATACACCAGAATATCACATGGCAGTAGAATTTGGTCGCGCTGTCTCTCAATTGGGATTTATGGTGATGACAGGCGGTGGTGGTGGGATTATGCAAGCGGGACACGAAGGCGCTGGACGAGAGAATTCCTTTGGTTTAAATATTCAGCTACCATTCGAGCAACAAGCTAACCCGGTGATTGAGGGTGATTCCAAGCTGATTCATTTCAAATATTTCTTTACACGTAAGCTGTTTCTCCTCAAAGAAAGTGATGCAGTCGCCTTGTTTCCTGGCGGTTTTGGCACTCAAGATGAGGCTTTTGAGTGTATGACCTTAAGTCAGACTGGTAAATTTGGCCCTGTACCTTTGGTGTTGATAGACCCGCCCGGTGGTGATTATTGGCAGTCTTGGAGTAGGTATATTGATCAGCAATTAGTGCAAAAAGGTCTTGTGAGTCCTGATGATCCTAGCCTCTACACCGTGACAGACGATTTGGATGTGGCGTGCGATGCGATCACTCGATTTTATCAGGTTTATCATTCCAGCCGTTATGTAGGCGAGCAGTTGGTGATCCGCTTGACGACGGATTTATCAGCAGAGGAGTTGGAGCGACTCAATAGCGAATTTAATGACATCCTCGTCAAAGGGCGAATTGAAAAAAGTCAGATATTACCCCAAGAAGGACAGGACGAAACAGCAGAATTACCCCGATTGATTTTGTATTTTAACCAACGAGACTTGGGGCGCTTATATCAGATGATTAGCTTGATTAATCAAATGGGTACTCATTCATTAGCCCAAACAGGTCATCCAGAAAGGAAGTAG
- a CDS encoding MBOAT family O-acyltransferase: MLLIASYIFYAWLDVRLVFLIIFSTVIVFYCGGIIGTGRLNGSSRNLITKSLYPQLAKLTEAQTRLLFLRVGICATLFILGFFKYFNFFSDSAEAVISTIGLKVNLFHLNIVLIAGVSFYIFKAISYLVDIYKNKVEATNNFINFALFLAFFPPLLAGPIDRASQLLPQLENPRKLSFEQSVQGIFLILFGLFKKVAIADGISPSVDAVYQATNGVSWLSVVVGTLYYTIQIYCDFSGYSDMAIGVSKLFGIELMVNFNLPYFSKDPSEFWNRWHISLSSWLRDYLYIPLGGSRRGNLATYRNLMITMILGGLWHGAAWNFVIWGFYQGAVLCIYRFFGTKKNQETANNKFLVFIQGLAATLIFFVLTCYGWLLFRATSLEQIITFTKILFLDVGNLALNVPKPPLSALMGIPVLIGYEILGYIFGKPDFRYRFPIPARAAFYAIVIFILLMGQSNAPTQFIYSTF; this comes from the coding sequence ATGTTGCTTATAGCTAGTTACATTTTCTATGCTTGGCTAGACGTGCGGTTAGTTTTTTTGATTATTTTCTCCACGGTGATAGTTTTTTATTGTGGGGGAATTATTGGGACTGGGAGATTAAATGGTAGTAGTCGGAACTTAATTACTAAATCTCTTTATCCTCAGTTAGCTAAACTCACAGAAGCGCAAACACGCTTGCTATTTTTGCGTGTGGGTATTTGTGCAACTCTCTTTATTTTAGGGTTCTTTAAATACTTTAATTTCTTCAGTGATAGTGCAGAAGCAGTTATCAGTACGATTGGTTTGAAGGTGAATTTGTTTCACTTAAATATTGTGCTGATAGCGGGAGTTTCTTTTTATATATTCAAAGCAATTTCTTACCTTGTTGATATTTATAAAAATAAGGTAGAGGCTACAAACAACTTCATTAATTTTGCTTTGTTTCTCGCCTTCTTCCCACCGTTGTTAGCTGGGCCAATTGACCGAGCTTCCCAATTATTACCGCAGCTAGAAAATCCCCGAAAATTAAGCTTTGAGCAGTCAGTCCAAGGAATTTTTCTGATTTTATTTGGATTATTTAAAAAAGTAGCGATCGCTGACGGTATCTCTCCTTCTGTCGATGCAGTTTATCAAGCAACTAATGGCGTTTCCTGGTTGAGTGTTGTTGTTGGTACTTTATACTATACCATCCAAATTTACTGCGATTTTTCTGGCTACTCCGATATGGCGATCGGTGTGTCAAAACTATTTGGTATTGAGTTGATGGTAAACTTCAACCTGCCTTATTTTTCTAAAGATCCTAGTGAATTTTGGAATCGCTGGCACATTAGCCTTTCTAGTTGGTTACGAGATTATCTTTACATCCCCTTGGGTGGTAGTCGGCGGGGAAATTTGGCTACCTATCGCAATTTGATGATCACAATGATATTAGGTGGATTGTGGCACGGCGCCGCGTGGAATTTTGTAATTTGGGGCTTTTATCAGGGTGCGGTGCTTTGTATATACAGATTTTTTGGAACTAAGAAAAATCAAGAAACTGCAAACAACAAATTTTTGGTTTTTATTCAAGGTTTAGCTGCGACTTTAATATTCTTCGTCCTCACTTGTTATGGATGGCTTTTATTTAGAGCCACATCTCTAGAACAAATCATCACTTTTACTAAAATTCTGTTTTTAGATGTGGGGAATTTAGCTTTGAATGTACCAAAGCCACCGCTATCTGCACTGATGGGAATTCCCGTACTTATTGGCTACGAAATTCTAGGATATATCTTTGGTAAACCAGACTTTAGATATCGGTTTCCCATTCCCGCTAGGGCTGCTTTTTATGCGATCGTGATTTTTATTTTATTAATGGGACAGAGTAATGCACCAACACAGTTCATCTATTCCACATTCTAA
- a CDS encoding D-alanyl-D-alanine carboxypeptidase has product MLEILGSGLVSLWLEMAGVQIKPLDALDALAWQSSPGLVVAPDPNPAGANTVQAYLKGLLTSKLVAANLIQSQGIWMQSGPMLMANHQGTIPLPGASLTKVATSLVAFKTWGPNHQFETLVSTTGPLVNGVLQGDLVITGGGDPMFVWEEAIALGNTLNKMGIKQVKGNLVITGSFAMNFQREPLLAGQFLKQALNSATWTRPANYIHSIMPKGTAKPKVAIAGTVKLGTPTSTQQILLVRHRSLPLRQIIKEMNVFSNNDIAEMLAESVGGAPVVQSTAARLAMVPSTEIQLINGSGLGPENRISPRAVCAMFMAMQREAVANQLTLADLFPMSGFDQRGTMHSRHMPIGTVMKTGTLRDVSALAGVMPTRDRGLVWFAILNRGTNVSAFRTGQDQLLQQLVKQLQIAPEVPAVLTPHSPMQPLPELGAINRNQVLSGS; this is encoded by the coding sequence ATGCTGGAAATCTTAGGTTCAGGTTTGGTTTCACTCTGGCTAGAAATGGCGGGAGTCCAAATTAAGCCTTTAGATGCTTTAGACGCCTTAGCTTGGCAGAGTAGCCCAGGCTTGGTGGTTGCACCTGATCCCAATCCAGCGGGGGCGAATACTGTACAAGCATATCTCAAGGGTTTGCTGACATCAAAACTGGTAGCGGCGAATCTAATCCAGAGTCAGGGAATTTGGATGCAGTCTGGCCCGATGTTGATGGCTAATCACCAAGGGACGATACCTCTACCTGGGGCTTCTTTAACTAAAGTGGCTACTTCACTGGTAGCTTTCAAAACTTGGGGCCCAAATCATCAATTTGAGACATTGGTGAGCACTACAGGGCCTCTAGTTAATGGTGTATTGCAAGGTGATTTGGTGATTACCGGTGGTGGTGATCCGATGTTTGTTTGGGAAGAGGCGATCGCTCTCGGTAATACCTTAAATAAAATGGGGATCAAGCAAGTAAAGGGGAATCTGGTAATTACTGGTAGTTTTGCGATGAACTTCCAGCGCGAACCCTTACTCGCAGGTCAGTTTCTCAAACAAGCGCTCAATTCTGCCACTTGGACTCGCCCAGCAAATTATATCCACTCCATTATGCCCAAGGGTACAGCCAAGCCAAAAGTAGCGATCGCTGGGACTGTGAAATTAGGCACACCAACCAGCACTCAACAAATATTACTAGTTCGTCACCGTTCCCTACCTCTGCGACAAATTATCAAAGAAATGAATGTCTTTAGCAACAACGACATAGCAGAGATGTTAGCAGAGTCGGTGGGAGGTGCTCCAGTGGTACAATCCACCGCGGCGAGACTAGCTATGGTACCAAGCACGGAGATTCAATTAATTAATGGTTCCGGATTAGGGCCAGAAAATCGCATTTCCCCCAGGGCTGTTTGCGCTATGTTTATGGCTATGCAACGGGAAGCAGTAGCCAACCAACTCACACTGGCTGATTTATTTCCCATGTCTGGATTCGATCAGCGGGGAACAATGCACAGCCGACACATGCCTATTGGTACAGTGATGAAGACGGGGACTCTCCGAGATGTTAGCGCCTTAGCTGGAGTCATGCCAACACGCGATCGCGGTTTGGTTTGGTTCGCTATCCTCAACCGGGGTACAAATGTCTCTGCTTTCCGCACCGGACAAGATCAGCTTTTACAACAGCTTGTCAAACAGTTGCAAATCGCCCCAGAAGTCCCCGCTGTCCTGACCCCCCACTCTCCTATGCAGCCTCTACCTGAACTGGGCGCGATTAATCGCAATCAAGTTTTGTCTGGAAGTTAG
- the lptC gene encoding LPS export ABC transporter periplasmic protein LptC has protein sequence MQHQQGKKNLRGNFRNQGENNINFPHFFLSRILNLLQLKKTWRYLPLTICLLIGLVGCRGRIPTNAKPGASASPGQDENSKLTFFGVAFEQFDEVGRPIWKVNAKQAKYTKEKQIGEAENPSGELYQDGKVVYQITAEKADIEQDGKQLFLKGKIVATDPRNGIVLRGNELEWRPKEDLLIVRNQLQGTHKQLQAVAREAKVKTREQRMEFSGGVVATSADPQVQMKTEHLLWQIKAEKLIGDRPVQIDHYKNNQLSDRGTGNAAEVDLKTKIATLKQNAQIELLNPPMQITSNSINWNINAENLTTNSPIRVVHKAENVTVTANQGEMKIPQKTVYLTGNVNAIGQRRQSLQSQTLTWFLDNKLVEAQGNVVYQQAEPRLTFTGDTAVGNLQTENIVVKGGNTGNRVVTEIIPQERGRRE, from the coding sequence ATGCAGCATCAACAAGGCAAGAAAAATTTAAGAGGGAATTTCCGCAATCAGGGGGAAAATAATATAAACTTCCCCCACTTTTTTTTATCTCGGATCCTGAATCTTTTACAATTAAAAAAAACTTGGCGTTATCTACCTTTAACTATTTGTTTGTTGATTGGTTTAGTTGGCTGTCGTGGGAGAATTCCCACCAATGCTAAACCCGGCGCTTCTGCGTCACCTGGACAGGATGAAAATAGTAAATTAACTTTTTTTGGCGTAGCTTTTGAACAATTTGATGAAGTGGGGCGACCAATTTGGAAAGTCAACGCGAAACAAGCCAAATACACCAAAGAAAAACAAATCGGTGAAGCAGAAAATCCCTCTGGTGAACTGTATCAAGACGGAAAAGTAGTTTATCAAATTACCGCAGAAAAAGCAGATATTGAGCAAGATGGTAAGCAATTATTTCTCAAAGGAAAGATAGTAGCTACCGACCCGCGCAATGGAATTGTGTTGCGAGGTAATGAATTAGAATGGCGTCCCAAAGAAGACTTATTAATTGTCCGCAACCAATTACAAGGAACACATAAACAATTACAAGCAGTAGCACGAGAAGCAAAAGTTAAAACCCGCGAACAGCGCATGGAATTTTCGGGAGGAGTGGTCGCTACCTCCGCCGATCCCCAAGTGCAAATGAAAACAGAACATTTATTATGGCAAATCAAAGCCGAAAAATTAATTGGCGATCGCCCTGTACAAATTGACCATTATAAAAATAATCAACTTAGCGATCGCGGTACAGGAAATGCAGCTGAAGTCGATTTAAAAACCAAAATTGCTACTCTCAAACAAAACGCCCAGATAGAATTACTCAACCCACCAATGCAAATCACGAGTAATTCAATCAACTGGAACATCAACGCCGAAAATCTTACCACCAATTCACCAATTCGCGTCGTACATAAAGCCGAAAATGTAACAGTAACTGCCAATCAAGGCGAAATGAAAATACCGCAAAAAACAGTATATCTCACAGGCAACGTAAACGCCATTGGACAGCGGCGCCAATCCCTTCAATCTCAAACATTGACTTGGTTTCTAGACAACAAATTAGTCGAAGCCCAGGGAAATGTAGTTTATCAGCAAGCCGAACCGCGATTAACATTTACAGGTGACACCGCCGTTGGTAATTTGCAAACAGAAAACATCGTCGTCAAAGGCGGTAACACTGGTAATAGAGTAGTTACAGAAATTATTCCCCAAGAGAGAGGGAGGAGGGAATAG
- a CDS encoding NYN domain-containing protein: MLNNLENDSIFTPEQVLENRGRVAIFIDGSNLFYAALQLGIEIDYTKLLCRLTGGSRLLRAFFYTGVDRTNEKQQGFLLWMRRNGYRVIAKDLVQLPDGSKKANLDVEIAVDMMALVDSYDTAVLVSGDGDLAYAVNSVSYRGVRVEVVSLRSMTSDSLINVSDRYIDLEAIKEDIQKTPRQSYPYRPLSTMGFLEDPRDTDGHLEIQD, encoded by the coding sequence ATGTTGAATAATTTGGAAAACGATTCGATATTTACGCCAGAACAAGTTTTGGAAAATCGCGGTCGAGTCGCTATATTTATTGATGGTTCAAATCTATTTTATGCTGCCCTGCAACTGGGGATCGAGATTGATTATACCAAGTTGTTGTGTCGATTAACTGGTGGTTCTAGACTGTTGCGGGCTTTTTTCTACACAGGAGTAGACCGGACAAACGAGAAGCAACAAGGGTTTTTGTTGTGGATGCGCCGCAATGGTTATCGAGTCATTGCTAAGGATTTGGTGCAACTACCAGACGGCTCAAAAAAAGCTAACCTGGATGTAGAAATAGCGGTAGATATGATGGCTTTGGTAGATTCCTATGATACAGCAGTTTTGGTTAGCGGGGATGGAGATTTAGCCTACGCAGTAAATTCAGTTAGTTATCGCGGTGTGCGAGTCGAGGTTGTGAGTTTGCGCTCGATGACCAGTGATAGTTTAATTAATGTGAGCGATCGCTACATTGATTTAGAAGCCATTAAAGAAGATATCCAAAAAACCCCCCGCCAAAGTTACCCATACCGACCCTTATCTACCATGGGCTTTTTAGAAGACCCCAGAGATACTGATGGACATTTAGAAATTCAAGACTAA
- the metG gene encoding methionine--tRNA ligase has protein sequence MNLVDKTKKTFALTTPLYYVNDIPHIGSAYTTIAADVVARFQKQLGNQVLLITGTDEHGQKIQRTAESLGKAPQEFCDQIVPSFVSLWELLNIQYDRFSRTTAPRHQGIVKEFFQRVWEAGDIYKGQQTGWYCVSCEEFKEERELLEGRRCPIHTNKEVEWRDEQNYFFRLSKYQTQLTEYYHSQPDFIQPASRRNEVLSFVNQGLQDFSISRVNLDWGFPVPTDPHHTLYVWFDALLGYVTALLEPDEEPTLENALAKWWPINLHLIGKDILRFHAVYWPAMLLSASLPLPERVFGHGFLTKDGQKMGKSLGNTLDPVGLVQRYGSDAVRYYFLKEIEFGKDGDFNEIRFINVLNADLANDLGNLLNRTLNMVKKYCAGNVPTIAHTAIPADSPLKAIGLCLGEQVKQAYEALAFNQACESVLLLVQASNKFIDEQAPWSLYKQGQQQVLEQVLYAVLESVRLAAYLLSPVIPNISGDIYQQLGFGINFNDPIESATTAPFGSHAQWGLLSSKQQLGTPQPIFKRIELPKND, from the coding sequence ATGAATCTCGTGGATAAAACAAAAAAGACATTTGCACTGACAACGCCGTTATATTATGTAAACGATATACCCCATATAGGTAGCGCTTATACAACAATTGCAGCTGACGTTGTAGCTCGGTTTCAAAAACAGTTAGGCAATCAAGTACTGTTAATTACGGGTACAGATGAACATGGGCAAAAAATCCAGCGGACAGCAGAAAGTTTAGGGAAAGCACCACAGGAATTTTGCGATCAAATAGTCCCCAGCTTTGTTAGTTTGTGGGAATTATTGAATATTCAATACGATCGCTTTAGTCGAACTACCGCACCCCGTCATCAAGGGATTGTTAAAGAATTTTTTCAAAGAGTATGGGAAGCAGGAGACATCTACAAAGGACAACAAACAGGCTGGTACTGTGTATCCTGTGAAGAATTTAAAGAAGAACGAGAATTGTTAGAAGGACGCCGCTGTCCAATTCATACTAACAAAGAAGTCGAGTGGCGAGACGAGCAGAACTATTTCTTTCGTCTATCTAAATATCAAACTCAACTAACAGAGTATTATCACTCCCAACCAGATTTTATCCAGCCAGCCAGTCGCCGTAATGAAGTCTTAAGTTTCGTGAATCAGGGATTGCAAGACTTTTCGATTTCACGAGTGAATTTAGACTGGGGTTTCCCAGTACCAACAGATCCCCACCACACCCTCTACGTCTGGTTTGATGCGTTACTAGGGTATGTTACAGCATTACTAGAACCTGATGAGGAACCAACATTAGAAAATGCTTTAGCTAAATGGTGGCCGATTAACCTACACCTGATTGGTAAGGATATTCTCCGCTTTCATGCAGTGTATTGGCCAGCAATGTTGTTATCCGCTAGTTTACCATTACCAGAGCGCGTATTTGGGCATGGCTTTTTGACCAAAGACGGACAAAAAATGGGCAAAAGCCTAGGTAATACCCTCGATCCCGTGGGGTTAGTCCAGCGCTATGGTAGCGACGCCGTTCGTTATTACTTCCTTAAGGAAATCGAATTTGGCAAGGATGGCGACTTTAATGAAATTAGATTCATTAATGTTTTGAATGCAGATTTGGCAAATGATTTAGGCAATTTGTTAAATCGCACCCTCAACATGGTGAAGAAATACTGCGCCGGTAATGTACCAACCATCGCTCATACAGCTATTCCGGCTGATAGTCCTTTAAAAGCGATTGGGTTATGTCTAGGGGAACAGGTAAAGCAAGCCTATGAGGCGCTAGCTTTCAATCAAGCTTGCGAATCTGTCCTATTGCTGGTACAGGCTAGCAACAAGTTTATTGATGAACAAGCTCCTTGGTCATTATATAAGCAGGGACAGCAACAAGTATTAGAACAAGTACTGTACGCAGTTCTGGAATCGGTTAGACTAGCAGCTTATCTTTTGTCCCCTGTGATTCCGAACATCAGTGGCGATATCTATCAGCAACTGGGCTTCGGGATCAACTTTAACGATCCCATAGAGAGCGCCACTACAGCACCTTTTGGCAGCCACGCCCAATGGGGGTTACTATCCAGTAAACAACAATTGGGTACACCCCAACCCATATTTAAACGCATAGAACTGCCAAAAAACGATTAG
- a CDS encoding lysophospholipid acyltransferase family protein gives MSLNSPQLISNSFLTALATQMFRYYEDRIPRDASVLVVSNHRSFMDAMVLMSALSSPIRFACHHYMGQVPLMRELVTGALGCFPLEESKHRQHSFFTQSQALLLSKQMVGVFPEGTEPMVKFTSASHVGEFQRGFAHLALRAAVKDLAILPIAIASLEEVNTAAFPLRLLSLFDPSEPFFQQSGWHPLVLYRRVAVLIGQPYWIQPQHQEKYQGKQAKTVVAELTGYCHHEITKLLRQGCY, from the coding sequence ATGAGTCTAAATAGCCCCCAGTTGATTTCTAACAGTTTTTTAACAGCGTTGGCAACGCAAATGTTTCGCTATTATGAGGATCGCATTCCTAGAGACGCTAGTGTGTTGGTGGTGAGCAATCATCGCAGCTTTATGGATGCAATGGTTTTGATGTCAGCGCTATCGAGTCCGATCCGTTTTGCTTGTCATCACTATATGGGACAAGTGCCATTGATGCGAGAACTGGTCACGGGTGCTTTGGGTTGTTTTCCTTTAGAAGAAAGCAAACATCGTCAACATAGTTTTTTTACGCAGTCACAAGCTTTGTTGCTCTCAAAGCAGATGGTGGGAGTTTTTCCCGAAGGAACTGAGCCAATGGTAAAATTTACTTCGGCGAGTCATGTAGGTGAATTTCAACGAGGATTTGCTCATTTAGCATTGCGAGCTGCTGTGAAAGATTTAGCTATTTTACCAATAGCGATCGCCTCCTTAGAAGAAGTAAACACTGCAGCTTTTCCTTTGAGATTGTTGAGTTTATTCGATCCTTCAGAACCTTTTTTCCAGCAGTCAGGTTGGCATCCTTTAGTTCTTTATCGTCGAGTTGCTGTATTAATTGGTCAGCCTTATTGGATTCAACCCCAACATCAAGAAAAATATCAAGGAAAACAAGCCAAAACTGTTGTTGCTGAACTAACAGGCTACTGTCATCATGAAATCACTAAATTACTGCGTCAAGGTTGTTATTAA